In the Deltaproteobacteria bacterium genome, one interval contains:
- a CDS encoding DUF4340 domain-containing protein: MNNYLSRFKGTIIAFVVFILLLGSLFLLETEKPADIEAEKVFPGLKPEEIDSIQIVYPESEILLQREENGWSLATGSGRYKADSGVVQNLIEDVTGMEVEKNLSGDNIDLGEYGFVNSEAEFTVTTPDSDYPVIIGNGSPVGTGTYLYDLGDGRILIVKDHYLWAFLDKEPFDFREKKLVDLPHGKVNRAQIKVGDFSIELRKEKDRWVAADIPEPGAVDQKKIYDLITTYSELEAGGFENDNPEGLDAYGLDAPTAEIGLYTDGQASVISFGKRKDEDDYYIKVSSDNSIYSVSKDYFKKLPRNIDQIRD; this comes from the coding sequence TTGAACAACTATTTAAGCAGATTTAAAGGCACAATTATCGCGTTTGTCGTTTTCATTCTACTGCTCGGATCATTGTTCCTTCTTGAAACTGAAAAACCCGCCGATATAGAAGCAGAAAAGGTTTTTCCCGGGTTGAAGCCCGAAGAGATTGATTCCATTCAAATCGTTTACCCCGAATCCGAAATTCTGCTTCAGAGGGAAGAAAACGGCTGGTCGCTTGCGACCGGCTCCGGCAGATACAAAGCCGACAGCGGGGTTGTGCAGAATCTCATCGAGGACGTCACCGGTATGGAGGTTGAAAAAAACCTGTCCGGCGACAATATAGATCTGGGGGAGTACGGGTTCGTGAACTCTGAAGCCGAGTTTACCGTAACAACGCCGGATTCTGATTATCCGGTCATCATAGGGAACGGAAGCCCGGTCGGTACCGGGACTTACCTCTACGACCTGGGCGACGGCAGGATACTGATTGTCAAAGACCATTACCTCTGGGCGTTTTTGGATAAAGAGCCTTTTGATTTCAGGGAGAAGAAACTCGTCGATCTTCCTCACGGAAAGGTAAACCGCGCTCAAATCAAGGTCGGCGATTTTTCGATTGAGCTGAGGAAAGAAAAAGACAGGTGGGTAGCCGCGGACATCCCCGAACCGGGAGCGGTGGATCAAAAAAAGATATATGATCTTATAACTACATATTCTGAGCTGGAGGCGGGTGGTTTTGAAAATGACAATCCTGAAGGGCTCGATGCCTACGGTCTCGACGCCCCTACAGCCGAGATCGGTTTATACACTGACGGACAGGCGTCTGTCATATCATTCGGAAAAAGGAAGGACGAGGATGATTATTATATAAAGGTTTCGTCCGATAACTCTATTTACTCGGTCTCCAAGGATTATTTTAAAAAGCTGCCCAGAAACATCGATCAGATAAGAGACTAA
- the aspS gene encoding aspartate--tRNA ligase gives MLENFGDWERTDYCGNLRIDDLDREVVLMGWVQSNRDHGGVIFVDLRDREGLVQVVFNPQTSREVHEKAEMLRDEWVLAVKGTVTSRSPETKNPGLATGEVEVIAGELRILNNSKVLPFLIENDINVDELLRMKHRYLDLRRPLMKENMVTRHKVVSATRNYLNLQGFIEVETPYLTRSTPEGARDFLVPSRLNPGEFYALPQSPQLLKQTLMVSGLDRYYQIVRCFRDEDLRADRQPEFTQVDLEMSFVREKDIREVVEGILTAVFRETKGVDIETPFRRMSHEEAMLRYGTDKPDTRFGLELEDITEVFRDSDFQVFSGAIKKGGIIKALNLKGKAAELSRKEIDDLGETAKSLGAKGLAWIRVSGSEWQSPIIKFFSEKEKEELGKTLGLEDGDIVFFGADTPHIVNMVLSHLRLHLGEKLGLIDHGRFDFLWVEDFPLLDYDHNEKRYVAMHHPFTSPKEEDADLLDTEHGKVRSRAYDVVLNGVEIGGGSIRIYRKDIQEKIFRAIGIDAEEAGEKFGFLLEALEFGAPPHGGIALGLDRIVMIITGAQSIRDVIAFPKTQKGVCPLTEAPSTVDLSQLLELGIKLDIKDKDKEK, from the coding sequence ATGCTTGAGAATTTCGGAGACTGGGAAAGGACGGACTATTGCGGGAACCTCCGCATAGACGATCTTGACCGCGAGGTAGTGCTTATGGGATGGGTGCAGTCGAACCGCGACCACGGCGGGGTCATATTCGTCGATTTAAGAGACCGGGAAGGCCTCGTTCAGGTCGTTTTCAATCCTCAGACAAGCAGGGAAGTTCATGAAAAAGCGGAGATGCTGCGCGACGAATGGGTGCTCGCTGTAAAGGGTACGGTGACGAGCCGTTCTCCTGAAACAAAAAATCCGGGACTCGCGACAGGAGAGGTCGAAGTAATAGCCGGTGAGCTGAGAATCCTTAACAACTCGAAGGTGCTGCCGTTTTTGATAGAAAACGATATCAACGTCGATGAGCTCCTGAGAATGAAACACAGGTATCTCGACCTGAGGCGGCCCCTCATGAAGGAGAATATGGTAACAAGGCACAAGGTGGTCTCCGCAACGAGGAATTATCTCAATTTACAGGGTTTCATAGAGGTGGAAACACCATATCTCACACGCTCAACGCCGGAAGGGGCAAGGGATTTCCTCGTCCCGAGCAGGCTTAACCCAGGTGAATTCTACGCGCTTCCCCAGTCTCCGCAGCTCCTTAAACAGACGCTGATGGTCTCGGGCCTCGACCGTTACTATCAAATAGTCCGCTGTTTCCGAGACGAGGACCTGAGAGCCGACCGCCAGCCCGAATTCACTCAGGTCGATCTCGAGATGTCGTTTGTCAGGGAAAAGGACATAAGGGAAGTAGTCGAGGGAATCCTCACAGCCGTATTCAGGGAAACAAAGGGAGTCGACATCGAGACCCCTTTTAGAAGGATGAGCCACGAGGAAGCGATGCTCAGATACGGGACCGACAAGCCCGATACCAGATTCGGTCTTGAGCTCGAGGATATAACGGAAGTTTTCAGGGACTCGGATTTCCAGGTATTCAGCGGCGCTATAAAGAAGGGCGGGATAATTAAAGCACTCAACCTCAAGGGGAAGGCGGCCGAGCTTTCACGGAAGGAGATAGACGACCTCGGGGAGACGGCGAAATCCCTCGGCGCCAAGGGGCTTGCATGGATCAGGGTCTCCGGAAGCGAATGGCAGTCCCCGATAATTAAATTCTTCAGCGAGAAGGAGAAGGAAGAACTCGGAAAGACGCTCGGACTCGAAGACGGGGATATCGTGTTTTTCGGGGCCGACACACCTCATATCGTAAACATGGTGCTTTCCCACCTGAGACTTCACCTCGGGGAAAAACTCGGGTTGATAGATCACGGCAGATTCGATTTTCTATGGGTAGAGGACTTTCCGCTTCTCGATTACGATCACAACGAGAAGCGCTACGTGGCCATGCACCACCCCTTCACTTCTCCCAAAGAGGAGGACGCCGATCTCCTGGATACGGAGCACGGGAAGGTGAGGTCGAGGGCATACGACGTAGTATTGAACGGCGTCGAGATCGGAGGGGGGAGCATCAGAATCTACCGGAAAGACATACAGGAAAAGATCTTCCGCGCAATCGGTATCGATGCCGAAGAGGCCGGGGAGAAATTCGGGTTCCTCCTAGAAGCGCTTGAATTCGGCGCGCCCCCGCACGGAGGGATCGCGCTCGGACTCGACAGGATAGTCATGATTATTACGGGAGCGCAGTCCATTCGGGACGTAATAGCCTTCCCCAAAACACAGAAGGGAGTCTGCCCTCTTACCGAGGCCCCTTCGACCGTTGACTTAAGTCAGCTGCTCGAACTCGGTATAAAACTGGATATAAAAGATAAAGATAAGGAAAAGTGA